One window from the genome of Capillibacterium thermochitinicola encodes:
- the gatC gene encoding Asp-tRNA(Asn)/Glu-tRNA(Gln) amidotransferase subunit GatC, with protein MRVSEDEVRRVAELARLAFSEAELRQLAGEFNRILEAFAKLNEVDTTGVPPTAHVQKVKNRFRADEVKPSLPRTEVLRNAGAAKDGSFVAPLIME; from the coding sequence ATGCGGGTTAGCGAAGACGAAGTCCGCCGGGTGGCGGAACTGGCCCGGCTGGCGTTTTCCGAAGCCGAACTCCGGCAGTTGGCCGGGGAATTCAACCGGATTTTAGAGGCCTTTGCCAAGCTGAACGAGGTGGATACCACCGGTGTTCCGCCGACTGCCCATGTCCAGAAAGTGAAGAACCGTTTCCGGGCCGATGAGGTTAAACCTTCTCTGCCCAGGACGGAAGTGTTGCGTAACGCCGGCGCAGCGAAGGATGGCAGCTTCGTGGCGCCGCTGATTATGGAATAG
- the gatA gene encoding Asp-tRNA(Asn)/Glu-tRNA(Gln) amidotransferase subunit GatA yields the protein MELCDLTLHEIKDLFTRKEVLPSMVLSSVVKRIEEAEENLGAYLALDLEAAFAAARAADDRIKTGNALGVLDGIPVAIKDNLCQAGKETTCASRILQGYVPPYTATAVQKLMDQGALILGRTNMDEFAMGSSTENSAVKPTKNPWDPRLVPGGSSGGSAAAVAAGEAIAALGSDTGGSIRQPAAFCGVTGLKPTYGLVSRYGLVAFASSFDQIGPLTKDAEDCALMLSAMAGFDPLDSTSVRGTPVDYTQELDRELTGRTIGLPREYFGEGVDTEVGRIVMAAVAQLEDLGARVVEISLKMTEYALPVYYLISSAEASSNLGRYDGIRYGRAAAGREDLAAYYTRTRAEGFGPEVKRRIMLGTYALSAGYYEAYYQKAQQVRTLICREFAEAFRVVDAIVTPTSPTLPFRLGERLTDPLAMYMSDVCTVPVNIAGLPALSIPCGFARGLPVGLQIIGRPFAETTILNIAHQYQKVTGHHRARPCGTGHDRAEQEGGSPDEV from the coding sequence ATGGAACTTTGCGATTTGACGCTGCATGAAATTAAAGACCTCTTCACGCGGAAAGAGGTTTTGCCCTCGATGGTCCTGTCCTCGGTGGTCAAGAGAATCGAGGAAGCAGAGGAGAACCTCGGCGCTTACCTGGCGTTGGATTTGGAAGCGGCCTTTGCGGCCGCCCGGGCGGCCGACGACCGGATCAAAACGGGCAACGCTTTGGGGGTCCTGGACGGGATTCCCGTGGCGATCAAGGACAATCTCTGTCAGGCGGGAAAGGAGACGACTTGTGCCTCCCGGATCTTGCAGGGATATGTGCCGCCCTATACGGCGACGGCGGTGCAGAAACTTATGGACCAGGGCGCGCTGATCCTCGGCCGGACCAATATGGACGAGTTTGCCATGGGTTCTTCCACCGAGAACTCGGCGGTCAAACCGACGAAAAACCCCTGGGACCCCCGGCTGGTGCCGGGTGGTTCGAGCGGCGGTTCGGCCGCGGCGGTGGCGGCCGGTGAAGCCATTGCCGCCCTCGGCTCCGACACCGGGGGCTCGATCCGCCAACCGGCGGCCTTTTGCGGGGTGACCGGCCTGAAACCGACCTACGGGTTGGTTTCCCGTTACGGGCTGGTCGCTTTCGCCTCTTCCTTTGACCAGATTGGCCCGCTCACCAAGGATGCGGAGGATTGTGCCTTAATGCTCTCGGCCATGGCCGGCTTTGACCCGTTGGATTCCACTTCCGTCCGGGGTACGCCGGTGGATTACACACAAGAATTGGATCGGGAACTTACCGGGCGGACGATCGGCCTGCCCCGGGAGTATTTCGGGGAGGGCGTGGACACGGAGGTCGGACGGATTGTCATGGCAGCGGTCGCCCAACTGGAAGATCTGGGCGCCCGGGTTGTGGAAATTTCCTTAAAAATGACCGAGTACGCCCTTCCGGTCTACTATCTGATCTCTTCGGCGGAGGCCAGTTCCAATCTGGGCAGGTACGACGGGATTCGCTACGGGCGGGCGGCGGCGGGCCGGGAGGATCTGGCCGCCTACTATACCCGGACCAGGGCCGAGGGGTTTGGGCCGGAGGTCAAACGCCGGATTATGCTCGGCACCTATGCGCTGAGCGCCGGGTATTACGAGGCCTATTACCAAAAAGCCCAACAGGTCAGGACCTTGATCTGCCGGGAATTCGCGGAGGCGTTCCGGGTGGTGGACGCGATCGTGACCCCCACTTCGCCGACGCTCCCGTTCCGGCTGGGGGAAAGGCTCACCGATCCCCTGGCGATGTACATGTCCGATGTTTGTACCGTCCCGGTGAACATTGCCGGCCTGCCCGCCCTTTCCATTCCTTGCGGCTTCGCCCGGGGGTTGCCGGTGGGGTTGCAGATTATCGGCCGGCCGTTTGCCGAGACGACCATTTTGAACATTGCCCACCAGTACCAAAAGGTGACCGGTCATCACCGGGCACGGCCGTGCGGAACCGGACACGACCGTGCGGAGCAGGAAGGGGGGAGCCCGGATGAAGTTTGA
- the gatB gene encoding Asp-tRNA(Asn)/Glu-tRNA(Gln) amidotransferase subunit GatB, whose protein sequence is MKFEAVIGLEVHAELATATKIFCGCATKYGAEPNTQTCPVCLGLPGALPVLNEKVVEYCLRAGLALNCRIADYSKLDRKNYFYPDLPKAYQISQYDLPLCRDGFLRLASGKTIRITRIHIEEDAGKLIHSPEGEGYSLVDYNRAGVPLIEIVTAPDLATPEEAVEFLEKLRRILMYLGISDCKMEEGSLRCDANISLKPAGAKHLGTKTELKNINSFKALGRALAYEIERQSELLAEGKTVKQETRKWEEAKQRTLPLRSKEETQDYRYFPDPDLVPIELDPAYVAAIAASLPELPEAKKRRFIEEYKLPEYDADLITGSKHLADFFEAVLKFYFSPKAASNWIMGEVLRLLGEEGLTPEALAVNPAHLADLLRRIDAGEISVSQGKTVFEKVFRTGASPEEIIRAEGIRQISDEARLRAVVAQVLQTYPQSVHDYLNGKTKAAQFLIGQIMRETKGQANPQVIKVLLEEELAKLAQG, encoded by the coding sequence ATGAAGTTTGAGGCGGTGATCGGCCTGGAGGTGCATGCGGAGCTCGCCACCGCCACGAAGATTTTTTGCGGATGCGCCACGAAGTACGGGGCGGAGCCCAACACTCAGACCTGCCCCGTCTGTCTGGGGCTGCCCGGGGCGCTGCCGGTCCTCAATGAAAAAGTGGTCGAGTACTGCCTCCGGGCGGGGTTGGCCTTAAATTGCCGGATTGCGGACTATAGCAAGCTGGACCGGAAAAACTATTTCTACCCCGACTTGCCAAAGGCTTACCAGATTTCCCAGTATGATCTGCCCCTCTGCCGGGACGGGTTTTTACGGTTGGCCAGCGGGAAAACGATCCGGATCACCCGGATCCATATTGAGGAAGACGCCGGCAAACTTATCCATAGTCCGGAGGGGGAAGGTTATTCCCTGGTGGACTACAACCGGGCGGGAGTCCCCCTGATCGAAATTGTGACGGCTCCGGATCTGGCCACCCCGGAGGAAGCCGTGGAGTTTCTGGAGAAGTTACGCCGGATCCTGATGTACCTTGGGATCTCCGACTGCAAAATGGAAGAGGGTTCTTTGCGGTGCGACGCCAATATTTCGCTCAAACCGGCCGGGGCAAAACACCTGGGGACCAAGACCGAACTGAAGAACATCAACTCTTTTAAAGCGCTGGGCCGGGCGCTGGCCTATGAAATTGAACGCCAGAGCGAACTTCTGGCGGAGGGCAAAACAGTCAAACAGGAGACCAGAAAGTGGGAGGAAGCGAAGCAGCGGACGCTGCCCCTGCGGAGCAAGGAGGAGACCCAGGATTACCGGTATTTCCCCGACCCGGACCTGGTCCCGATCGAACTGGACCCGGCTTACGTGGCGGCGATCGCGGCTTCCCTGCCCGAGCTCCCCGAGGCGAAGAAACGCCGGTTTATCGAGGAGTATAAGCTGCCGGAGTATGACGCCGATCTGATCACCGGCTCCAAGCACCTGGCGGATTTCTTCGAGGCCGTCCTCAAGTTTTACTTCAGCCCGAAAGCGGCCAGCAACTGGATCATGGGCGAAGTGCTCCGGCTGCTGGGGGAGGAAGGGTTGACCCCGGAAGCGCTGGCCGTCAACCCGGCCCACCTGGCCGATCTGCTGCGCCGGATCGATGCCGGAGAAATCAGTGTCTCCCAAGGGAAAACCGTTTTTGAAAAGGTCTTCCGGACCGGCGCTTCTCCGGAAGAGATCATTAGGGCAGAGGGTATCCGGCAAATCTCGGATGAAGCCCGGCTGCGGGCGGTCGTCGCCCAAGTGCTGCAAACTTATCCCCAATCCGTCCATGACTACCTGAACGGAAAGACAAAGGCCGCCCAGTTTTTGATCGGCCAAATTATGCGGGAGACCAAAGGCCAGGCCAATCCCCAGGTGATTAAGGTTTTGCTTGAAGAGGAGTTGGCCAAACTTGCGCAGGGGTGA
- a CDS encoding MerR family transcriptional regulator: MADQDPNQPTYSIGEVRERTGLSSRQIRYYEAMGLIESLRTNGKHRRFTEEMIDRLLTIKELLKEKSSIEAVRQALQQPGAGQSGLQKKTPALPRYPQMSRQGLTSLYPVSNRADLLAMIQWLEGQKKMKTNQDP, encoded by the coding sequence ATGGCCGATCAAGATCCAAACCAACCAACTTACTCCATCGGCGAAGTCCGGGAAAGAACCGGCTTAAGCAGCAGGCAAATCCGGTACTATGAAGCAATGGGGTTGATCGAATCCCTCCGGACCAACGGCAAACACCGCCGCTTCACGGAGGAGATGATCGACCGGCTGCTGACGATCAAAGAACTGCTCAAAGAAAAATCCAGCATCGAAGCGGTCCGCCAGGCTTTGCAACAACCCGGGGCCGGCCAGTCCGGTCTCCAGAAAAAAACGCCGGCTCTTCCGCGCTATCCTCAGATGAGCCGGCAAGGTTTAACCTCCCTCTACCCGGTTTCCAACCGGGCCGACCTCCTGGCCATGATCCAATGGCTGGAAGGGCAAAAAAAGATGAAAACCAACCAAGACCCCTGA
- a CDS encoding glutamine synthetase family protein, translating to MLNSKQKEVIKRAHELNVRFVRLQFTDILGNFKNLAITINQLERAFTEGIIFDGSSIQGFTRIHESDMYLRPDPDTFTIFPWRPKEGGAVARLICDVYTPDGEPFVGCPRYILRQVLAEANALGYTLYVGPEPEFFLFETDERGRPRKETIDTGSYFDLSPLDRGEDARRDIVITLEEMGLEIESSHHEVAPGQHEIDLHFTEALSAADNFMTFKLVTKVIAKKHGLHATFMPKPIFGENGSGLHLHQSLYQNGVNVFADPEGEFGISDLARHYIAGLMHHAPALCALGNPTVNSYKRLVPGYEAPVDITWSDRGRSTLIRIPGAGGPSARVEFRSPDPAANPYLIIAAALKAGLDGIQNRMNPGKPIPESSYELSPDERQKLGIRSLPGSLREALDCLAGDALIREMLGKHAFDHYMKAKLIEWEVYRTQVHQWEIDQYLGNI from the coding sequence ATGCTCAACTCCAAACAAAAAGAAGTGATCAAAAGGGCCCACGAGCTTAATGTGAGATTTGTGCGGCTCCAGTTTACCGATATTTTGGGCAATTTCAAGAACTTGGCGATTACCATCAACCAATTGGAACGGGCGTTTACGGAAGGGATTATCTTTGACGGCTCCTCGATTCAGGGATTTACCCGGATCCACGAGTCCGATATGTATCTGCGCCCCGATCCCGATACATTCACCATTTTCCCCTGGCGGCCCAAGGAAGGAGGCGCGGTCGCCCGGCTGATCTGCGATGTTTATACCCCGGACGGGGAGCCTTTTGTCGGCTGCCCCCGTTATATCCTCCGTCAGGTGCTAGCCGAAGCGAATGCGTTGGGGTATACGCTGTATGTCGGACCGGAGCCCGAGTTTTTCCTCTTCGAAACCGACGAACGGGGACGGCCGCGCAAGGAGACGATCGATACCGGGAGCTATTTTGACCTGTCGCCCCTGGACCGCGGGGAGGACGCCCGGCGGGACATCGTGATTACCCTGGAAGAGATGGGTCTGGAGATCGAGTCGTCCCATCATGAAGTCGCTCCCGGCCAGCATGAAATTGATCTGCATTTCACCGAGGCTTTAAGTGCGGCCGATAATTTTATGACGTTCAAGCTGGTCACTAAAGTCATCGCGAAGAAACACGGCCTCCACGCCACCTTCATGCCGAAACCGATCTTCGGGGAGAACGGTTCCGGGTTGCACCTGCATCAATCCCTCTACCAAAACGGGGTTAACGTCTTTGCCGACCCCGAAGGTGAATTCGGGATTTCGGATCTCGCTCGGCACTATATTGCCGGTCTCATGCATCATGCGCCGGCCTTGTGCGCGCTGGGCAATCCGACGGTCAATTCCTATAAGCGTCTCGTCCCGGGCTACGAAGCGCCGGTCGATATCACCTGGTCGGACCGGGGCCGGAGCACTTTAATCCGGATCCCGGGAGCCGGCGGGCCGTCCGCGCGGGTCGAATTCCGCTCACCGGACCCGGCGGCCAATCCCTATTTGATTATTGCGGCGGCGCTGAAAGCCGGCCTGGACGGGATCCAAAACCGGATGAACCCCGGGAAACCGATTCCGGAAAGCTCGTACGAGTTAAGTCCGGACGAAAGGCAAAAGCTAGGGATTAGAAGCCTCCCCGGCAGCCTCCGGGAAGCCCTGGACTGTCTGGCCGGAGATGCGCTGATCCGGGAGATGCTGGGTAAACACGCTTTTGACCATTATATGAAAGCAAAGCTGATCGAGTGGGAGGTCTACCGGACCCAGGTGCACCAGTGGGAGATCGACCAGTATCTGGGGAATATCTGA
- a CDS encoding LL-diaminopimelate aminotransferase translates to MVQVNTKMQTLPPYLFARIEQKIAEARAQGIDLISLGIGDPDLPTPPHIVDAMTASLRNPANHQYPSSVGLLSFRQAVADFYQRRFGVALDPKTEVVTLIGSKEGIAHIPFCYLDPGDVSLVPDPGYPVYGIGTMLAGGTAYYMPLTAENGFKPVLADIPTAVAKKAKLMFLNYPNNPTGAVADLAFFNEVVAFAREFDILVCHDAAYSEIAYDDYRPPSFLMAPGAKEVGIEFHSLSKTYNMTGWRLGWACGNREAVEVLGRFKSNVDSGVFQAIQEAGIAALRGDQTCVEQMRRIYQERRDLVIAGLEAMGWRPVAPKAGIYIWVPTPKGFTAEEFAELVLEKAQVIITPGRGYGERGEGFFRISLTTPTDRLRTALERMQSALGRVEI, encoded by the coding sequence ATGGTGCAAGTCAATACCAAAATGCAAACCCTGCCCCCTTATCTTTTTGCCCGGATTGAACAGAAGATCGCCGAAGCGCGCGCCCAAGGGATCGATCTGATCAGTTTGGGCATTGGGGACCCGGATCTGCCGACGCCGCCCCATATTGTTGACGCGATGACGGCGAGCCTCCGGAACCCGGCCAACCACCAGTATCCGAGTTCGGTCGGTTTATTAAGTTTCCGGCAGGCGGTGGCCGATTTTTACCAACGGCGTTTCGGGGTGGCGCTTGACCCGAAGACCGAGGTGGTCACCCTGATCGGGTCCAAGGAAGGAATCGCCCATATCCCCTTTTGTTATTTGGACCCCGGTGACGTGAGCCTGGTGCCGGATCCCGGTTATCCGGTCTACGGGATCGGTACTATGCTGGCCGGTGGGACGGCTTATTACATGCCGTTAACGGCGGAGAACGGTTTTAAACCGGTTTTGGCCGATATCCCGACGGCCGTGGCGAAAAAAGCGAAGCTGATGTTCTTGAATTATCCCAACAACCCCACCGGCGCGGTGGCCGATCTCGCTTTCTTCAACGAGGTGGTCGCCTTTGCCCGGGAATTTGACATCTTGGTCTGTCACGACGCGGCCTACAGCGAAATTGCATATGATGATTACCGCCCGCCCAGCTTCCTGATGGCGCCGGGGGCGAAGGAAGTGGGGATTGAATTTCACTCCTTGTCCAAGACTTATAATATGACGGGGTGGCGCCTGGGCTGGGCGTGCGGGAACCGGGAGGCGGTCGAAGTCTTGGGCCGCTTTAAGTCCAATGTTGATTCCGGCGTCTTCCAGGCAATTCAGGAAGCGGGCATTGCCGCGCTCCGCGGCGACCAAACCTGTGTGGAGCAGATGCGCCGGATTTATCAGGAACGCCGGGACCTGGTCATCGCCGGCCTGGAGGCGATGGGGTGGCGACCGGTCGCGCCCAAGGCCGGAATCTACATCTGGGTGCCGACGCCGAAGGGCTTTACGGCGGAGGAGTTTGCCGAACTGGTTTTGGAAAAGGCGCAGGTGATCATTACTCCGGGGCGCGGTTACGGGGAGCGGGGCGAGGGCTTTTTCCGGATCTCCCTGACGACCCCGACCGACCGCTTGCGTACTGCTTTGGAACGGATGCAGTCGGCCCTCGGCCGGGTGGAGATCTAA
- a CDS encoding adenylosuccinate synthase, whose product MSITAIVGVNWGDEGKGRIVDYLAGEYQIVVRYQGGNNAGHTVINEYGKFALNLLPSGIFHPGTLNILGTGTVIDLEHLVKEIEGVRAKGVRVDADNLKISDRAIICFPFHQAQDRLEEERLGSKKYGSTVRGIAPVYGDKYLKKGIQIGELFHPAYLKERLATVLEWKNAELTKVYGGRGYQLEEILAWLAEYGEKLKPMVTDTTTLLRQAVKAGKKILLEAQLGALRDIHYGIYPFTTSSSPLAAFAPVGAGVFNRPVERIIGVVKAYSTCVGEGPFVTELFDEVGDRLRQIGAEYGAATGRPRRIGYLDLVATKYGAELQGATELALTKLDVLSSEKKLKVCVGYEIDGEVVTTFPLTPLLYKAKPVYVELDGWEEDISAVRSYSQLPANARRYIQYIEEWLEVPVKYISVGAKREEIIVR is encoded by the coding sequence ATGTCCATTACAGCGATTGTTGGTGTGAACTGGGGAGATGAAGGCAAGGGCCGCATCGTTGATTACCTGGCGGGAGAATACCAGATTGTCGTCCGCTACCAAGGCGGGAACAACGCCGGTCATACGGTGATCAACGAGTACGGGAAGTTTGCCCTGAACTTACTACCTTCGGGGATTTTTCACCCGGGAACGCTGAATATTCTGGGGACCGGGACGGTCATTGATCTGGAACATCTGGTCAAGGAGATCGAGGGGGTCCGGGCCAAAGGGGTACGGGTTGACGCCGATAACTTGAAGATCAGCGACCGGGCCATCATCTGTTTCCCCTTCCACCAGGCTCAGGACCGGTTGGAAGAGGAGCGGCTGGGCAGTAAGAAATATGGTTCCACCGTGCGCGGGATCGCTCCGGTCTATGGTGATAAGTATCTGAAAAAAGGAATCCAGATCGGCGAATTGTTCCACCCCGCGTATCTCAAGGAAAGGCTTGCCACGGTATTGGAGTGGAAAAATGCCGAACTGACCAAGGTCTACGGCGGCCGGGGTTATCAACTGGAAGAGATCCTGGCGTGGCTGGCCGAGTACGGTGAAAAGCTGAAGCCCATGGTCACGGATACCACCACCCTTTTAAGGCAAGCGGTCAAAGCCGGGAAGAAGATTCTCCTTGAAGCACAGCTTGGCGCCTTACGGGATATTCATTACGGCATCTACCCCTTTACCACTTCCTCTTCCCCCTTGGCGGCTTTCGCGCCGGTGGGGGCGGGAGTGTTTAACCGGCCGGTGGAGCGGATCATCGGGGTGGTGAAAGCCTATTCCACCTGCGTTGGGGAAGGACCCTTTGTCACCGAACTGTTTGATGAGGTCGGCGACCGGCTGCGGCAGATCGGGGCCGAGTACGGAGCGGCGACCGGACGGCCGCGGCGCATCGGCTACCTTGATTTGGTGGCCACCAAGTATGGGGCCGAACTGCAAGGGGCGACCGAATTGGCCTTGACTAAACTGGATGTCTTGTCCAGTGAAAAGAAGCTCAAAGTTTGTGTTGGCTATGAGATCGACGGGGAAGTGGTGACCACCTTCCCGCTCACGCCATTGCTCTATAAAGCCAAGCCGGTCTATGTGGAGCTGGACGGTTGGGAAGAAGACATTTCTGCGGTGCGGAGCTATTCCCAGTTACCGGCGAACGCCCGCCGCTATATCCAGTATATTGAGGAGTGGCTGGAGGTACCGGTCAAATATATCTCGGTCGGGGCAAAAAGGGAGGAGATTATTGTGCGGTAG
- the glmS gene encoding glutamine--fructose-6-phosphate transaminase (isomerizing), with amino-acid sequence MCGIMGYVGSGETVSIILDGLEKLEYRGYDSVGIATIQNGRIKTCKTAGRLATLRKMLTETGKRSGAGIGHTRWATHGRPSERNAHPHLDCNQRIAVVHNGIIENYQELREQLQKRGHIFISETDTEVVSHLIEDYYEGDLFAAVRNAVGRLRGSYALAVLSADEPDKLVVARKSSPLVIGLGAFENYVASDIPALLDKTRDIYILDDDELAEVTATTVRITKADGTAVGKEVFRVEWDAVTAEKNGYEHFMRKEIHEQPQALQETMAGRIDLERGVVVLPEVKIGREELAAIRRIQLVACGTAFHAGMVGKYIFEKLLRIPAEVDLASEYRYRQAIIGPEVLTIVISQSGETADTLAALRLSKTHGSKVLGITNVIGSSVAREADEVILTQAGPEIAVASTKAYTTQLLSLYLLGIYFAQVLGTLDDGLRQQLLAEMYLLPRLLEKTLATETKIKEFAEDFQAKESIFFIGRGLDYPSSMEGALKLKEISYINAQAYAAGELKHGTLALIEEGVPVFALATQPDLYEKMLSNIKEVKAREATVVALVNAGDYETEKSVDYALYIPKTHPFFTPILSVVPLQLFAYHVAKVRGCDVDKPRNLAKSVTVE; translated from the coding sequence ATGTGCGGAATTATGGGTTATGTCGGCTCCGGGGAGACCGTCTCCATTATCCTGGACGGGCTGGAGAAGTTGGAATACCGGGGCTATGACTCGGTTGGGATTGCCACCATTCAGAACGGGCGAATTAAAACCTGCAAAACGGCGGGGCGCCTCGCGACCCTCCGGAAGATGTTGACGGAAACCGGTAAACGGAGCGGAGCGGGGATTGGCCATACCCGGTGGGCGACCCACGGGCGCCCGTCGGAGCGGAATGCCCACCCCCACCTGGATTGTAACCAACGGATTGCCGTCGTCCACAACGGGATCATCGAAAACTACCAGGAACTCCGGGAGCAATTGCAAAAACGAGGGCACATTTTTATCTCGGAGACGGACACGGAGGTAGTCTCCCATTTGATCGAGGATTATTACGAGGGTGACCTGTTTGCGGCGGTCCGGAATGCCGTCGGCCGGTTGCGGGGGTCCTATGCCTTGGCGGTTTTGTCGGCGGATGAACCCGACAAGCTGGTCGTGGCGCGGAAGTCCAGTCCCTTGGTGATCGGGCTGGGTGCCTTCGAAAATTATGTTGCCTCCGATATTCCGGCGTTGCTCGATAAAACCCGGGATATTTATATTCTGGACGACGATGAACTGGCGGAGGTAACGGCCACGACAGTGCGTATTACCAAGGCGGACGGGACCGCAGTGGGCAAAGAAGTCTTCCGGGTGGAATGGGACGCGGTGACCGCGGAAAAAAACGGCTATGAACATTTTATGCGCAAGGAGATTCATGAACAGCCGCAAGCGCTCCAGGAAACCATGGCCGGCCGGATTGACCTGGAAAGAGGGGTTGTTGTCTTACCGGAGGTCAAAATCGGGCGGGAAGAGCTGGCGGCCATCCGCCGGATTCAGTTGGTGGCCTGCGGGACGGCCTTTCATGCCGGGATGGTCGGCAAGTATATCTTTGAAAAACTCCTGCGGATCCCGGCCGAAGTCGATCTGGCTTCCGAATACCGGTACCGGCAGGCGATCATCGGGCCGGAGGTCTTAACGATTGTCATCTCCCAATCGGGCGAGACCGCCGACACGCTGGCCGCCTTAAGGCTGTCGAAAACCCATGGGTCCAAAGTGCTGGGGATCACCAACGTGATCGGCAGTTCAGTGGCGCGGGAAGCGGATGAAGTCATCCTTACCCAGGCCGGGCCCGAGATTGCGGTCGCCTCCACCAAAGCCTATACCACCCAACTCTTGAGCCTCTACTTGCTTGGGATTTACTTTGCGCAGGTACTGGGGACTTTGGATGACGGTCTCCGGCAGCAGCTGTTGGCCGAGATGTATCTCCTTCCGCGTTTATTGGAGAAGACTTTGGCGACGGAGACCAAGATCAAAGAGTTTGCCGAGGATTTTCAGGCCAAGGAGAGCATCTTCTTTATCGGGCGCGGGCTGGATTATCCCAGTTCGATGGAGGGTGCTTTGAAACTGAAGGAGATCTCCTATATTAATGCCCAGGCTTATGCCGCCGGGGAGCTCAAGCACGGCACCCTGGCCCTGATCGAGGAAGGGGTGCCCGTCTTTGCGCTGGCCACCCAGCCGGACCTCTACGAGAAGATGCTGAGCAACATCAAAGAGGTGAAAGCCAGGGAAGCGACGGTGGTTGCCCTGGTCAACGCCGGTGATTACGAGACGGAAAAATCCGTGGACTATGCCTTGTATATCCCCAAAACCCACCCCTTCTTTACGCCCATCCTCTCGGTGGTGCCTTTGCAGTTGTTCGCCTACCATGTGGCGAAAGTCCGCGGCTGTGATGTGGATAAACCGCGGAACCTGGCGAAAAGCGTGACTGTGGAGTAA
- the hisH gene encoding imidazole glycerol phosphate synthase subunit HisH has translation MIGVIDYKAGNAPSVLNALRALKIEAELISTPEALRPVTGIILPGVGSARATMDSLRELRLIPTLEEKVLGEKTPFLGICIGMQILMEYSAEGDTPCLGWLKGRVERFDGAVRIPQMGWNEVTFRRRDPILAGLPEKEFFYFVNSYYVRPEAEEVVLATTHYGREFCSMLAWGSLYATQFHAEKSGVAGLKLLKNFALLAGGEPDADETPHCLF, from the coding sequence ATGATTGGGGTGATTGATTACAAAGCGGGAAATGCCCCGAGCGTGCTTAATGCGCTCCGCGCGTTAAAAATAGAGGCGGAACTGATCTCCACGCCGGAGGCGTTGCGGCCGGTGACGGGGATCATCCTGCCGGGGGTCGGCTCGGCCCGGGCGACGATGGACTCCTTGCGGGAGCTGCGGCTGATTCCCACGCTGGAAGAGAAAGTGTTGGGGGAGAAAACCCCGTTTTTGGGGATCTGCATCGGGATGCAGATCTTGATGGAATACAGCGCGGAAGGGGACACCCCCTGCCTGGGCTGGCTCAAAGGGCGGGTGGAAAGGTTCGACGGCGCGGTGCGGATTCCGCAGATGGGTTGGAATGAGGTGACCTTCCGGCGGCGGGATCCTATCCTGGCCGGTTTGCCGGAGAAGGAGTTCTTTTACTTCGTCAACTCTTACTATGTGCGCCCGGAGGCGGAAGAGGTGGTCCTGGCAACCACCCACTACGGCAGGGAGTTCTGCTCGATGCTGGCCTGGGGTTCCCTTTATGCCACCCAGTTTCACGCGGAAAAAAGCGGCGTGGCCGGTTTAAAGCTTTTGAAGAATTTTGCCTTACTGGCGGGGGGTGAGCCTGATGCTGACGAAACGCCTCATTGCCTGTTTTGA
- a CDS encoding HisA/HisF-related TIM barrel protein gives MLTKRLIACFDMQNGMVTKARQFQNNIPIAPAELVADWVYREQIDEIIFYDINASAERRSIDLETVKKVAGCVFVPFTVGGLSEDRRFGGDHQFHALFPVNAA, from the coding sequence ATGCTGACGAAACGCCTCATTGCCTGTTTTGACATGCAAAACGGGATGGTGACGAAGGCCCGCCAATTTCAGAATAATATTCCGATTGCCCCGGCGGAACTCGTCGCCGACTGGGTTTACCGGGAGCAGATTGACGAGATTATTTTTTATGATATCAACGCCAGCGCCGAGCGGCGAAGCATTGATCTGGAAACCGTGAAGAAAGTGGCCGGCTGCGTTTTTGTCCCCTTTACGGTGGGGGGTCTTTCAGAAGACCGGCGCTTCGGCGGCGATCATCAGTTCCATGCTTTATTCCCCGTTAATGCCGCGTAA